In Raphanus sativus cultivar WK10039 chromosome 5, ASM80110v3, whole genome shotgun sequence, the following proteins share a genomic window:
- the LOC108857113 gene encoding uncharacterized protein At3g49140 — MVIAAASSFSLGPSHCHHYSYTDDFPSYKRHSSARNRVFDGSASANLSVLSSRSKIPSFGSAFHVATGGHDLGLTKVSVAADYSDSVPDSSFYGYHPLEDLKPGKRVQETKLSPAEVARTTVEANSSAVLVFPGAIHCEPHDHNSWSEFKYVIDDYGDIFFDIPDDVNILEDPGASNPVKAFFGMDVPRYENSRLHEEYNISEIGNLDQIIFDDHYFEMMDSEAGDIPVDWGMPDTSNGVHPIYFAKHMSKAISMDYDRKMDYPSNGVSILACLRPAFLDEESYIRRLFLSEDRDDYSWEVQGDDNQNTTSRHDENDMSSSLYRLEIVGIELLSLYGTESSISLQDFQDAEPDILVHSTCAIIERFNNRGISSDIALKALCKKKGLHAEEANLISVDSLGMDVRVFTGAQVQTHRFPFKTRATTEMAAEKKMHQLLFPRSRRRKLKSNDESLKDAYR; from the exons ATGGTGATCGCAgctgcttcttctttttccctCG GTCCATCTCATTGCCATCATTACTCTTACACGGATGACTTCCCTTCCTACAAAAGACACAGCAGCGCAAGAAACCGTGTCTTTGATGGATCTGCCTCTGCTAATCTCTCCGTATTAAG TTCCAGATCCAAGATACCTTCTTTTGGATCAGCCTTTCATGTAGCAACCGGTGGACATGACCTTGGCCTCACCAAAGTTTCCGTGGCTGCTGATTATTCTGACTCAGTGCCTGATTCTTCTTTCTACGGCTATCATCCTCTGGAAGATCTGAAGCCTGGCAAAAGAGTCCAGGAGACAAAACTCTCTCCTGCTGAAGTAGCAAGGACTACCGTCGAG GCTAACAGCAGTGCTGTGTTGGTGTTCCCTGGAGCAATTCACTGTGAACCACACGATCATAATTCATGGTCTGAGTTTAAGTACGTCATTGATGATTATGGAG ATATCTTCTTCGACATTCCTGATGATGTGAACATCTTAGAAGATCCTGGAGCTAGTAATCCAGTG AAAGCCTTTTTTGGAATGGATGTCCCACGCTACGAAAACTCACGGCTCCATGAGGAATATAACATTTCAGAAATTGGTAATCTTGACCAAATCATCTTTGATGACCATTATTTCGAG ATGATGGACTCTGAAGCTGGAGACATTCCGGTTGATTGGGGAATGCCTGACACTTCCAATGGCGTTCATCCTATCTACTTTGCCAAACACATGTCAAAG GCTATCAGCATGGACTATGACAGGAAAATGGACTATCCATCTAATGGTGTATCCATACTCGCATGCCTTAGGCCGGCTTTCCTTGACGAGGAATCCTATATAAGAAGATTGTTTCTCTCGGAAGATAGAGATGACTATAGCTGGGAGGTTCAAG GTGATGATAATCAAAACACTACTTCCAGACATGACGAGAACGATATGAGTTCTAGTCTATATAGATTAGAGATTGTGGGAATAGAGCTTCTCTCCCTCTATGGAACAGAG TCTTCTATAAGCTTGCAAGATTTTCAAGACGCTGAACCAGACATCTTAGTGCACTCTACTTGTGCAATCATAGAGCGTTTCAACAACAGAGGGATTAGTTCAGACATTGCACTTAAAGCTCTATGCAAAAAGAAAGGTCTTCATGCAGAG GAAGCTAACCTGATCAGTGTTGATAGCCTTGGTATGGATGTGAGAGTTTTCACAGGCGCACAAGTCCAAACTCACCGTTTCCCTTTCAAAACCAGG gCTACAACAGAAATGGCAGCAGAAAAGAAGATGCACCAGCTGCTGTTCCCTCGTTCACGCAGAAGGAAGTTGAAGTCTAACGACGAGAGTCTGAAGGACGCATACCGTTAG
- the LOC108858641 gene encoding cytochrome b561 and DOMON domain-containing protein At5g48750-like, with amino-acid sequence MSLSSRAILVLMCFMFLSCPLFTTATTTTTTDQGPQPRCEAHIFNNGKHYRSCKDLPVLDSFLHFSYARETGVLDVAYRHANLESSSWIAWAINPTKKGMLGAQCLVAYRNSTSGVMRAYTSSINSYATMLQESPLSFGVSQVSAEYVDGEMTIFATLVLPPNTTVVNHLWQDGPLKGGDRLGMHAMSGDHLKSMSTLDLLSGQVTATKSVNGNMLLVKQIHGLVNTVSWGILMPIGVMVARYMKIYETLDPTWFYVHVICQLTGYVAGLLGGLGTAIYMAYHTGMRSTAHTIIGILIFCLGLLQILALKARPGKDHKYRTYWNWYHHTVGYVVVVLSVYNIYKGFVILQPGSGWKIAYTAIICAIGAFAIVMEMLQFKKRWGGLFEKKPEDQEANQSGFANEISNFEKRWSDKIPEDLEANQIASTGVV; translated from the coding sequence ATGTCTTTATCTTCAAGAGCCATTCTCGTCCTTATGTGCTTCATGTTCTTGTCGTGTCCACTCTTTACTAcggcaacaacaacaacaacaacagatcAAGGACCTCAACCTCGATGTGAAGCTCACATCTTCAACAACGGAAAACATTACCGTTCATGCAAGGATCTTCCGGTGTTAGACTCGTTCCTACACTTCAGCTATGCTCGAGAAACCGGAGTTCTTGACGTCGCATACCGTCATGCCAATCTTGAGTCTTCTAGTTGGATCGCTTGGGCCATCAACCCGACGAAGAAAGGCATGTTAGGCGCTCAATGTCTTGTGGCTTACCGTAACTCAACATCTGGAGTCATGCGTGCTTATACTTCCTCCATCAACAGCTACGCTACTATGCTCCAAGAGTCTCCTCTTAGCTTTGGTGTGTCACAAGTATCCGCCGAGTACGTTGATGGAGAGATGACTATATTCGCAACTCTAGTGTTACCTCCTAACACAACCGTTGTGAATCACTTGTGGCAAGACGGTCCGTTGAAGGGAGGGGATAGACTTGGGATGCACGCAATGAGTGGAGATCATCTAAAATCCATGTCCACTTTGGATTTGCTTTCCGGACAAGTCACAGCGACCAAATCAGTTAACGGAAACATGTTGTTGGTCAAGCAAATCCATGGTTTAGTAAACACAGTGAGTTGGGGGATTCTCATGCCTATTGGAGTTATGGTGGCTAGATACATGAAGATCTACGAAACATTAGACCCCACTTGGTTCTATGTACACGTCATCTGTCAACTCACCGGATATGTAGCCGGTCTTCTTGGAGGTCTTGGAACAGCGATCTACATGGCATATCACACCGGGATGAGAAGTACGGCGCATACCATTATAGGGATTTTAATATTCTGTTTAGGGCTTTTGCAAATACTTGCGCTCAAAGCAAGACCGGGTAAAGACCACAAATACAGAACATACTGGAACTGGTATCATCACACGGTCGGATACGTGGTAGTTGTGCTGAGCGTGTACAACATATACAAAGGGTTTGTTATATTGCAACCTGGAAGTGGATGGAAGATCGCATACACCGCCATCATATGTGCTATTGGAGCTTTTGCAATTGTGATGGAGATGTTACAGTTCAAGAAGAGATGGGGTGGCTTGTTCGAGAAGAAACCGGAAGACCAAGAAGCTAATCAAAGTGGTTTTGCGAACGAGATCTCGAATTTTGAGAAGAGATGGAGTGACAAGATACCGGAAGACCTAGAAGCTAATCAAATTGCTTCCACTGGAGTGGtctag
- the LOC108862488 gene encoding PTI1-like tyrosine-protein kinase 3 yields MDSDHHRPAANDTSPGYFVRLDKPRAVDDLYIGNNNKRGKMRRWLCCVCHVEEPYPSPENEHLSSSPKHYSDNKKPQAAVKPDNALKEPPSIDVPALSLDELKEKTDNFGSKVLIGEGSYGRAYYATLEDGKAVAVKKLDNAAEPESNNEFLTQVSRVSKLRNDNFVQLFGYCVEGSVRVLAYEFATMGSLHDVLHGRKGVQGAQPGPTLDWIQRVRIAVDAAKGLEYLHEKVQPAVIHRDVRSSNVLLFDDFKAKIADFNLSNQSPDMAARLHSTRVLGTFGYHAPEYAMTGQLTQKSDVYSFGVVLLELLTGRKPVDHTMPRGQQSLVTWATPRLSEDKVKQCVDPKLKGEYPPKAVAKLAAVAALCVQYESEFRPNMSIVVKALQPLLRSSTPAAVPSQET; encoded by the exons ATGGATTCTGATCATCATCGTCCAGCG GCTAACGATACTTCACCAGGCTACTTTGTTCGGCTTGATAAACCGAGAGCTGTAGACGATCTCTATATaggcaacaacaacaagagaggGAAGATGCGTAGGTGGTTGTGCTGTGTTTGCCACGTCGAAGAGCCTTACCCTTCTCCTGAAAACGAGCACCTGAGTAGCAGCCCTAAGCACTATAGTGATAATAAGAAACCACAGGCTGCTGTGAAGCCTGATAATGCGTTGAAGGAGCCTCCATCTATCGACGTCCCTGCGTTGTCGTTGGACGAGCTGAAAGAAAAGACCGATAACTTTGGATCAAAGGTGTTGATCGGTGAAGGTTCGTACGGAAGAGCCTACTACGCAACTTTGGAAGATGGCAAAGCTGTGGCGGTCAAGAAGCTTGATAACGCGGCTGAGCCTGAATCAAATAACGAGTTCTTGACGCAAGTCTCGAGGGTCTCGAAGCTGCGGAACGATAACTTTGTTCAGCTGTTTGGTTACTGCGTTGAAGGGAGTGTTCGTGTACTCGCGTACGAATTTGCGACGATGGGATCTTTGCATGATGTTTTGCACGGGAGGAAAGGAGTCCAGGGAGCACAGCCAGGTCCAACGCTTGATTGGATCCAACGTGTTAGAATAGCGGTTGATGCGGCTAAGGGACTTGAGTATTTACACGAGAAGGTTCAACCTGCGGTGATACATAGAGATGTTCGGTCTAGCAATGTGCTTCTCTTTGATGACTTTAAAGCCAAGATTGCTGATTTTAATCTCTCGAATCAGTCTCCTGATATGGCTGCTCGTCTTCATTCTACTAGAGTTTTGGGAACCTTTGGTTACCATGCACCAGA GTATGCGATGACTGGTCAACTGACTCAGAAGAGTGATGTTTATAGTTTCGGTGTAGTGCTTTTGGAGCTCTTGACTGGCAGGAAACCAGTTGATCATACAATGCCACGTGGTCAGCAAAGTCTTGTCACTTGGGCCACTCCAAGGCTGAGTGAAGACAAAGTGAAGCAATGTGTTGATCCGAAACTCAAAGGGGAGTATCCTCCTAAAGCTGTTGCAAAG CTCGCGGCTGTTGCAGCCTTGTGTGTGCAATACGAATCAGAGTTTAGGCCGAACATGAGCATTGTGGTAAAAGCTTTACAGCCCTTGTTGAGGTCATCAACACCAGCAGCTGTTCCGTCCCAGGAAACTTAG
- the LOC108862489 gene encoding CMP-sialic acid transporter 3: MVECSVCRSKLSVSRAYDDHKIRVTSKQRVLNVLLVVGDCMLVGLQPILVYMSKVDGKFNFSPISVNFLTEIAKVFFAIVMLLIQAKHQKVGEKPLLSISTFVQAARNNVLLAVPALLYAINNYLKFTMQLYFNPATVKMLSNLKVLVIALLLKMVMKRRFSVIQWEALALLLIGISVNQLRSLPEGATAIGIPLATGAYICTVIFVTVPSMASVFNEYALKSQYDTSIYLQNLFLYGYGAIFNFLGILATVIYKGPESFDILQGHSRATLFLIMNNAAQGILSSFFFKYADTILKKYSSTVATIFTGIASAALFGHVITMNFLLGISIVFISMHQFFSPLAKVKDEQQQNGSLELGNAQDTHRANDSFINMAAGANEEATHRGVTDDRTPLLPR, from the exons ATGGTTGAGTGCAGCGTATGTCGTTCGAAGCTGTCGGTTTCGAGGGCTTATGATGATCACAAGATTAGGGTTACCTCAAAGCAACGAGTCCTCAATGTCCTTTTGGTAGTTGGTGATTGCATGCTCGTCGGTCTTCAG ccTATCTTGGTGTACATGTCGAAGGTGGATGGGAAGTTCAACTTCAGTCCTATTAGTGTCAACTTCTTGACAGAGATTGCAAAAGTTTTTTTTGCCATTGTTATGCTTTTGATCCAG GCCAAGCACCAAAAAGTTGGAGAGAAGCCTCTTCTGTCTATTTCAACATTTGTCCAG GCAGCTCGAAATAATGTGCTTCTTGCGGTTCCAGCCCTGTTGTATGCAATTAATAACTACCTCAAGTTCACAATGCAG CTATATTTCAATCCCGCCACTGTGAAGATGCTTAGCAATCTAAAGGTTCTGGTCATTGCTCTTCTGTTGAAGATGGTAATGAAGAGGCGGTTTTCCGTCATTCAG TGGGAAGCACTTGCTCTGTTGCTGATAGGGATTAGTGTAAATCAACTGCGTTCTCTTCCTGAAGGTGCTACTGCCATTGGAATTCCTCTTGCTACGGGTGCATACATCTGTACTGTTATCTTT GTCACTGTCCCATCGATGGCATCTGTCTTCAACGAGTATGCACTGAAGAGTCAGTATGACACAAGCATTTATCTTCAG AACTTATTTCTTTATGGATATGGTGCGATATTCAACTTTCTTGGAATACTAGCAACTGTTATATACAAAG GTCCTGAAAGCTTTGACATCCTACAAGGACATTCTAGGGCAACCCTGTTTCTAATAATGAACAACGCAGCTCAAGGGATTCTATCCTCCTTTTTCTTCAAGTATGCAG ATACAATTTTGAAGAAATATTCATCCACAGTTGCCACAATATTTACCGGCATAGCATCTGCAGCACTCTTTGGACATGTTATAACCATGAACTTCCTTCTTGGAATTTCTATTGTTTTCATTTCAATGCACCAG TTCTTTTCACCCCTTGCCAAAGTGAAAGACGAGCAACAGCAGAACGGGAGCTTAGAATTAGGCAATGCCCAGGATACCCACAG GGCTAATGACTCATTCATCAACATGGCCGCAGGAGCAAATGAAGAG GCTACTCACCGCGGTGTCACAGACGACAGAACGCCTCTTCTTCCCAGATGA
- the LOC108862467 gene encoding tetrapyrrole-binding protein, chloroplastic has protein sequence MATTNSLHHHHHSSSYHRLNLHSQSHFAPSSISFKQPTTSTATFSSLISSSSSSSSSSSSVVSAALATNASSVTTAETSTEFDVLATHLTNQDFRKADEETRRLLIQIAGEAAVKRGYVFFSEVKSISVQDLQAIDNLWTKHSDGRFGYSVQRKIWLKVKKDFTRFFIKVEWMKLLDTEVVQYNYRAFPDEFKWELNDETPLGHLPLTNALRGTQLLKCVLSHPAFEIDGDDVEEGEEAENRGGAKAQTKDTRVFKTDYSF, from the coding sequence ATGGCCACCACAAACTCTCTCCACCATCACCACCACTCCTCTTCTTACCACCGTCTCAATCTCCATTCCCAATCTCACTTCGCACCATCTTCTATCTCCTTCAAACAGCCCACTACTTCCACCGCCACATTCTCATCACTcatctcctcttcctcctcctcctcctcctcctcctcctccgtcgtCTCCGCCGCTCTCGCAACAAACGCCTCCTCAGTAACCACCGCAGAAACCTCCACCGAGTTCGACGTCCTAGCGACCCATCTAACCAACCAAGACTTCAGGAAAGCAGACGAAGAAACTCGCCGCCTTCTCATCCAGATAGCCGGAGAAGCCGCGGTCAAACGCGGATACGTCTTCTTCTCCGAGGTGAAGTCAATCTCCGTCCAAGATCTTCAAGCCATCGACAACCTCTGGACCAAACACAGCGACGGGAGGTTCGGGTACAGCGTGCAGCGCAAAATCTGGTTAAAAGTCAAGAAAGACTTCACCAGATTCTTCATCAAAGTCGAGTGGATGAAGCTCCTCGACACGGAGGTGGTTCAGTACAACTACAGAGCTTTCCCTGACGAGTTCAAGTGGGAGCTTAACGACGAAACGCCTCTTGGACACTTGCCGCTCACTAACGCGCTGAGGGGAACGCAGCTTCTGAAATGCGTTTTGAGCCATCCTGCGTTTGAGATAGATGGTGATGACGTTGAGGAAGGGGAAGAAGCAGAGAACAGAGGTGGGGCCAAAGCACAGACCAAAGACACGAGAGTGTTTAAAACAGATTACAGCttctga